One genomic region from Populus nigra chromosome 8, ddPopNigr1.1, whole genome shotgun sequence encodes:
- the LOC133700376 gene encoding uncharacterized protein LOC133700376, with translation MQVWIRPQMKKGLATIRTLLFLLVVFIAVIIYSLWIDASKFSGQNLTNVIISQKHQTLIITRKPEYFPLNCIITNQTQTCPTNYPKTSKTKDQEDTSSKPECPNYFRWIHEDLRPWNATGISRDMLERAKTTAHFRLIIVKGKAYLEKYKKSIQTRDAFTIWGILQLLRRYPGKIPDLELMFDCDDLPVIQSSDYRGPNKTGPPPLFRYCGDKWTEDIVFPDWSFWGWAEINIKPWDKLLIDLKEGNSRSRWIDREPYAYWKGNPFVAETRKDLLTCNVSDQQDWNARLFIQDWILESQQEFKQSNVANQCTHRYKIYIEGYAWSVSEKYILACDSVTLLVKPHYYDFFTRNLKPVEHYWPIREDDKCKSIKFAVDWGNKHKQKAQAIGKAASDFIQEGLKMDYVYDYMFHLLNEYAKLLRFTPQVPEGAAELCSEIMACSADGLEREFMMESLVKGPSTTSPCTMPPPYKPLVLGAFYRKQLNAARQVEKWENGYWESLNKKQ, from the exons ATGCAAGTTTGGATAAGGCCCCAAATGAAGAAGGGGCTAGCCACTATTAGGACTCTCCTCTTCTTACTAGTCGTCTTCATTGCCGTCATCATATACTCTTTATGGATCGATGCT TCTAAGTTTTCTGGTCAAAATCTAACAAATGTAATAATCTCTCAAAAACACCAGACCCTGATCATCACCAGAAAACCCGAATATTTCCCCCTAAACTGCATCATCACAAACCAAACACAAACCTGTCCTACGAACTATCCGAAAACATCCAAAACAAAAGATCAAGAAGACACATCATCTAAACCAGAATGTCCAAACTACTTTCGATGGATTCACGAAGATTTAAGGCCTTGGAATGCGACAGGAATCAGCAGAGACATGTTGGAGAGAGCCAAAACAACAGCACATTTCCGTCTAATAATTGTCAAGGGCAAAGCATACCTTGAGAAGTACAAAAAGTCTATACAAACAAGAGACGCATTCACTATATGGGGCATTTTGCAACTCCTGAGAAGGTATCCAGGTAAGATACCAGACTTGGAGCTGATGTTCGACTGTGATGATCTGCCGGTCATCCAATCAAGTGATTATCGTGGACCGAACAAGACAGGCCCACCACCGTTGTTTCGGTACTGTGGCGACAAGTGGACCGAGGACATTGTGTTCCCTGATTGGTCCTTCTGGGGATG GGCTGAGATTAATATAAAGCCATGGGATAAATTGCTGATAGACCTAAAAGAAGGCAACAGTAGGAGCAGATGGATAGATAGAGAACCGTATGCCTACTGGAAGGGAAACCCCTTTGTTGCTGAAACCAGGAAGGACCTCCTTACTTGTAATGTCTCCGACCAACAAGACTGGAATGCTCGCCTGTTCATCCAG GACTGGATCCTTGAATCCCAGCAAGAATTCAAGCAATCAAACGTGGCAAACCAATGCACACACag GTACAAAATCTATATCGAAGGATATGCATGGTCTGTAAGTGAGAAATACATTCTAGCATGTGATTCTGTTACGTTGCTTGTAAAACCCCATTACTACGATTTCTTCACAAGAAATCTGAAACCTGTGGAGCACTATTGGCCTATTCGTGAAGATGATAAATGCAAGTCCATTAAATTTGCTGTAGATTGGGGcaataaacacaaacaaaag GCACAAGCAATTGGGAAAGCAGCAAGTGATTTCATTCAAGAAGGGTTAAAAATGGACTACGTATATGACTACATGTTTCATCTCCTAAATGAGTATGCCAAGCTTCTGAGATTTACGCCACAAGTGCCCGAAGGAGCTGCTGAATTGTGCTCGGAAATTATGGCCTGCTCTGCCGATGGGTTAGAGAGAGAATTCATGATGGAATCATTGGTAAAGGGTCCTTCTACTACAAGTCCATGCACGATGCCTCCTCCTTACAAACCCCTAGTGCTAGGAGCCTTTTACAGGAAACAATTGAACGCAGCGAGGCAGGTGGAGAAATGGGAAAATGGATATTGGGAGAGTTTGAACAAGAAGCAATAG